The Chlamydiota bacterium genomic interval CTTGCTATTCAGGGAAATTCAGGTTTCGAAGTCTCTCGAATTGAGTTAGACCGAAAAGCGCCGTCCTATTCCTTGGATACGGTGAAGGCTTTTAAGAAGAAATATCCCAAAGATTCCCTTTTTTTTATTTTGGGATCAGATAGTCTTTTTGGAATGTATCATTGGTATCGTGTAGAAGAATTGATACAACTCTGTCATTTTGTGATTGTGCCTCGCCCCGGATTTTCTCTCGAAGATGTGAAGAACGTAAGTCTTCACTTAAGTCAAAGGGGGTTCAAAAAAGTGACGCGGTATTTTGTGAGAATGCCAGAGATTGGAATTTCCTCAACAGAGGTGAGAAAGAAAGTTGCAGGGGGTCTTTCAGTAAGGTATCTTGTACCCGAGAAAGTGTTTAAGT includes:
- a CDS encoding nicotinate-nucleotide adenylyltransferase; translation: MRIGLFGGTFDPIHMGHLVLAEQVREEMRLDKIIFIPSAHPPHKKNETLSLASRRLKMVELAIQGNSGFEVSRIELDRKAPSYSLDTVKAFKKKYPKDSLFFILGSDSLFGMYHWYRVEELIQLCHFVIVPRPGFSLEDVKNVSLHLSQRGFKKVTRYFVRMPEIGISSTEVRKKVAGGLSVRYLVPEKVFKFIQRKKLYIKNKDLKSS